The stretch of DNA atcttattaaatcTTGTTCTAtgctcctaattttttttaaattttttataaagggAGAGAGAATGAAGAATAGAACAACTGAACAATTACAAAGTTTTATCATCAATTATGCAGTACAAAATTACTTACCAAATTTGAAGTAACAATAAAATGATTTAATATTATGTATAAGATTAGAaagaagcaacaaaaaaaaaattgatacaactataaaaataatgtaagtTAAGAAAATCAATTGGAATAGTGTACAAACTAGCATGTAAATAagcttttataaatttaaaattttgcattctaaaataaattgaagtaaaagaaatttgaaaatttagactAATCATTGAACTAAAAGATtctatagaatttaaattaatctaaaataattagctCGAACAGTTTATAATCTAAAACCGAGTAAAATTTTGCATAATacaaatttaactatttaaactaaactAACGTAAATATCCAAGCTAACTGATCCAATACATgttataaaaagatattaataAAGCTTATtacagttaaatatttaactgatctgaattaaatattagtttatttatttaaactatttattaaatatttatctttatataaacaaagaaatttaaaaagttgggGATGGCTTTGAAATCCCTTTTATTTTGAACCCATGCTTTtgctctttaaaaaatttataatagtcAAGGATAAAAtaggcattttaatttttaatttttaatttttaattttattttaattttaacccAACTAATAGAAAGAGAGGCCTTAACAGTTTGGGCATGTTTGAAAATTTCAAAgtagatatttaaaaaaatatggtattattaaatttataagggttttgttatatttttaattttatagggGCATGGTtgaaattgattaaaaaaaaagaaataataccCGAAAACACTGCAAATTACCCTTTGGCCCCTTTCCCGAGTCTTTTTCCGTAGTCATGTAATTCTGAAATTTAGTAGGGGCATTTTCGTCTCATCACTTCACCGTCCTTCTCTCTCCGGTCTCTCTTTTGAGGGGTTTTTTTAACAATaacttaatatttattattaaaaaaaagcctCCAAAGAGAGatgattttataaaaatttttaatttatcagataattattttaaaattttatttgaacaactaattaaaaaaatacggtgaatcatttactaGAAATGattctatttctttcttttaaaaaaataataaataaaagaataacgAAAGTCGATGAATTATTTATTGTCTTTTAAATTGTATTGAGTTGGATAAATAaaattgggttaattgcatacatgtCCTTGCAAATAtggtgaattataaatatattcctgtaaaactcaactttcataaattatttctgAAAAAGTTCTAATATATTCAGATATATTCCTGCCGTTAGGGTCCGTTAGAGCaatttcgttaaccacagttaaaatacttaatcatggttaattaataatgtgaattgacaatttaactctttttcttcttcctcttcctctcctgcttcttcttcttcctttttttctccatatcctccttttcctcctccttttctcctccttcttcttcttcttcttccttattGTTATCGTCGATGATCCGATCGTCGTTGCCGTCGTGGTGCCTGCGTGGGCCGTCGTCACGGGCGCCTCCAACGGCATTGGCCGTGCCTTCGCCTTCCGCCTCTTCATCGTCCTCGTTAGTCGCAACCCCGATGTTACGTACCTGACTCTACGCAACCCGTCAATGATAATAATTCGCTGAGACGAGGACGGCGTGAAGGATGATGGTCTAATCAAATCGGTATCTCGACGATTACCTGCCCAAATACTCGTAGCTAGATCAAGGATAAGAGGGAGAGGATGGGATTgagcaagaaagaaagatgaagagagagatagatagatgaAGATATGGAGGCGAGAAGAGAGGAAGGAAGAAAATGATAAGAAAAAGCAGAGACTTAACAATTTTCCATAAAAATCTAGTTAGGTTACAATCTGCCTATTTGTTCCCCTATATAATGGACTAAAATGCGATTAATAAAACTAGACAGTGCTAATTGAGAATCGAATTATAAATTGGGCTGCTCTGCCTCCTTGTGGGTCGAGTTCGATGGAACGTGGGCCTGTAAAGAAACCGATCTGGCCCAAGGATAGCCTGTTGCCGGGTAAGTGGTCTCCGGGTCCTTCTCCTCCCAATATCCACAATCCGCCAGGTCTTGGGCTCGCCCCTTTTATCCGCTCCACCATCCTCTGGCTCCGACCCGAAGCTCCGCCCTGCTCTGAGCTTCTACCCCATCACATCGCCCTTTGCTGGCACCACTCCCCCATGAACTCCTTGCTCCTTCGATCACCATGGTTGACCTGTTCGTGCTCCCAGGCTCCCCACAAGGAAAAGCTAAGCTTCCATTATTTCTTCTCCTTTATTCATTCCCTAATTACTCTGTTTCTACATCTAACCCTAACTCCTCTCCTACTTGGCAGATGTAACACTCCCCTTCCCTTAATCTaatccttgtcctcaaggatcAAAAGAAGGGAACTGACTCTTGAGAACCCCGTAATCCTCCCATGTAGCGTGCTCCTCGAAAAGGTTCACCCATTTCACCAGCACTTCGATCACAGTCTTATTATCCTTTTTTACCATCCTCCTCTCCAGGATCTTCTCAGGCTCTGTCAGTAACTCATCATCTTCTCCTATAGTCGGCACGTGCGGTAAAGTTGGAACAGCTGTTGGGGGACTTTTTTTCAGCAGAGACACATGAAACACTAGGTGCACCCTTGAACCCTCAGGTAGTTGCAATTTATATGCGACTGGACCGATGCGCTCCACAATTTGGAAAGGTCCGTAATACCTCGCAGCTAATTATAGGTTCCTCCTTATAGCCACAGTGGTTTGCCTATAGGGTTGTAATTTGAGGTATACCCAATCTCCTATGGCATATTCCTTCTCCTTTCGATGCCGGTCGACCTGTTGTTTCATCCTACTCTGAAGTCGATTAAAGAGCTTCGGGGATTTTTAGGGCTAACGGGTTACTAACGGAAGTTCATTCGAGGATATGGAAAGATTAGTAAGCCCTTAACCGACTTATTAAAAAAGGATCAGTTTCGGTGGAGCGAGGAATCCCAATTAGCCCTTGTTGAAAACTTCTATGACTACCGCTCTGGTATTAGCTATGCCCAACTTTGATCGATCTTTTACCTTAGAAGTTGATGCATGTGGCGCCGGAATAGGAGCAGTATTGTCTCAAGACGAGAAACCAATTGCTTATTTGAATAGGTCGCCGTCGCCGCAGCCGCCGTCCGCTCTCGCAGCctgaagagaaagaggaggaagaggaagagggcaaGGACAAAATTGTCATTCACAACTAGTCACAACTCTacatatctgaatatattaggacttttgtaggaataacttatgaaagttgagttttgtagggatatatcagtaattcaccatgtttgcacttgcagggacgtgtatgtatgcaattaatccgaTAAAATTAGTAGGCtgtaaatgattttttttttttcggactaTGTagctaattataaaattttaaagcgtTAAAAANtgaagaaaaaaaaaaaaaaaaataataaaaaagagaagggaaaagcCGCTTGAGCACCCCCGCCTAGTCCCCGCCtcgtcctcttcttcctccgccCTCGTCTTCCTCTCCCAaactctaaccctaaccctaattgcCCGATccaagagggggagggggagagggagagaggagtggGCATGCGGGATCCCGCGAGGCGACGATGAAGCCGCGAGCCATGAACTCGCGCCACAGCCTCGTGGAGTCCGTGGCGCTCCAGCTCCACTCGTGGAAGCCCTTCCAGATCCAAACCCTAGGCGTCGATCCCTCCAAATCCTGCCCCTTCCACGCCAAGAAGCCCTGCCGATCCGACCGCTCCACCgctccccgcgccgccgccgacgcgcTCGACCTCTCCAAGCTCACCCTCCTCGAAGATCCcacgccgccgcccccgccgccgcatCACAAGCCGAGGGATGAGCGGCTCCGGTGGCTCACGGcgcggaagcggcggcggcgcgggtcGCGGTCGGTGTCGGGGCGGAGCAGCGACCGGAGCGCTCCCCGGCGcctcggctgcggcggcggcggtgcgtcGGCGGCGTACGCCACGTGCTCGGACTTCCCCCTCCCGGCGGGGGGCACGGACTCGAGC from Ananas comosus cultivar F153 linkage group 18, ASM154086v1, whole genome shotgun sequence encodes:
- the LOC109724524 gene encoding uncharacterized protein LOC109724524 translates to MKPRAMNSRHSLVESVALQLHSWKPFQIQTLGVDPSKSCPFHAKKPCRSDRSTAPRAAADALDLSKLTLLEDPTPPPPPPHHKPRDERLRWLTARKRRRRGSRSVSGRSSDRSAPRRLGCGGGGASAAYATCSDFPLPAGGTDSSGELFANGDGGSWCSDVSEARIPRRGEGKELGGGGGGEGALEREASAFAAIQLVVGVGGGAAASESQGNESGYGSEPGYRGDGELGYGDELDEEEDDGRLLFWGEHIEDIDRMEIIGENEFAEQKSHHRCRRRKHDWRMTAPLR